A genomic window from Lotus japonicus ecotype B-129 chromosome 1, LjGifu_v1.2 includes:
- the LOC130736113 gene encoding uncharacterized protein LOC130736113, with the protein MVIGGVTDAVKCRLMPSTFKGVAMTWFIKQPPYSISNFTDLSTKFLTQFSANQTQKVTPADLFNIHQHVGERIKTYMACFSRVSVQLEDASPEVCVAAFKNGLRCGSLNKDLTRRPAKDMMDLRARAQEFILVEQDEQTKKDIDNWRAQPDATTEKGRGSKDQRPAQTSRQPRPTPYPSGRQGPQGNTWHRNVPPTLANQGGHVPAQGQQTKLNAPLGAILREVGQTNVV; encoded by the coding sequence ATGGTCATTGGCGGGGTGACTGATGCCGTGAAGTGCAGATTAATGCCTTCCACGTTTAAGGGCGTGGCTATGACTTGGTTTATCAAACAACCTCCATATTCCATTTCAAACTTCACCGATTTGTCCACCAAGTTTTTAACACAATTTTCAGCTAATCAAACTCAAAAGGTGACTCCGGCTGATTTGTTCAATATTCATCAGCACGTGGGCGAGCGCATCAAAACGTATATGGCTTGTTTCAGTCGTGTCTCAGTTCAGTTAGAAGACGCCAGTCCAGAAGTATGTGTGGCGGCTTTCAAGAATGGGCTCAGGTGCGGCTCGTTGAACAAGGACTTAACCAGAAGACCTGCCAAGGACATGATGGACCTACGTGCAAGGGCACAGGAATTCATCTTGGTGGAACAAGATGAACAGACCAAAAAAGATATAGATAACTGGCGTGCACAACCTGACGCAACAACAGAGAAAGGACGTGGTTCGAAAGATCAGCGTCCAGCCCAAACGTCGCGCCAGCCTAGGCCCACGCCATACCCTTCAGGAAGGCAGGGGCCACAAGGTAACACTTGGCATCGGAATGTGCCACCTACTCTAGCAAATCAGGGAGGACATGTACCCGCCCAAGGGCAACAAACCAAACTGAATGCTCCTCTCGGTGCGATCTTGCGAGAAGTAGGGCAAACAAATGTAGTCTAG